A genomic region of Phocoena sinus isolate mPhoSin1 chromosome 18, mPhoSin1.pri, whole genome shotgun sequence contains the following coding sequences:
- the LOC116742931 gene encoding LOW QUALITY PROTEIN: glutathione peroxidase 1-like (The sequence of the model RefSeq protein was modified relative to this genomic sequence to represent the inferred CDS: inserted 2 bases in 2 codons; deleted 2 bases in 1 codon): MRVERTIGDVTSRNRDGDEKDGIQERLEDSEASFEPGVKMSGDLSMTNMPKYRVGHLKDSFKTYWAITGDETFVSPLTSALRVPSSARPLAGEEAVSLGSLRAKALLAENVASLGGKTVPDHTQMNELQRRPLGAPGLVALGFPSKQFGQQENAKNEEMLKGLRYVQPDGGLELDLRLLAKGDGNGAQAHRLFXLREAQGTHSEDAPALVTDHKLLAWSPVCRSDVAWDFQKLLVGPDCVPXHTYSRRFLTLDLEAAIEALLPQGPRCASGAPPTPAAWQSQRCSLGI; the protein is encoded by the exons ATGAGGGTGGAACGGACGATTGGAGATGTGACATCCAGGAACAGGGACGGGGATGAGAAGGATGGAATCCAGGAGAGGTTAGAGGACTCAGAGGCCTCCTTTGAGCCTGGAGTGAAAATGTCAGGGGACCTGAGTATGACTAATATGCCAAAGTATCGAGTCGGACACCTTAAGGATT CATTCAAGACCTATTGGGCAATCACTGGAGATGAGACTTTTGTATCTCCACTGAC CTCAGCGCTCCGTGTCCCCTCTTCTGCGCGCCCGCTGGCCGGTGAGGAAGCCGTGAGCCTGGGCTCCCTGCGGGCCAAGGCGCTGCTCGCTGAGAACGTGGCGTCGCTCGGAGGCAAGACGGTCCCGGACCACACCCAGATGAATGAGCTGCAGCGGCGG CCTCTGGGGGCCCCGGGCCTAGTCGCGCTCGGCTTCCCGAGCAAGCAGTTTGGGCAACAG GAAAATGCCAAGAATGAGGAGATGCTGAAGGGCCTCAGGTACGTCCAACCAGACGGCGGGCTTGAGCTGGATCTCAGGCTCCTGGCCAAGGGCGACGGGAACGGCGCGCAGGCGCACCGGCTCT GCCTCCGCGAGGCGCAAGGCACGCACAGTGAGGACGCCCCTGCCCTCGTGACCGACCACAAGCTCCTCGCCTGGTCTCCAGTGTGCCGCAGCGACGTCGCCTGGGACTTCCAGAAGCTCCTGGTGGGCCCGGACTGTGTGC TGCACACGTACAGCCGCCGCTTTCTGACCCTCGACCTCGAGGCTGCCATTGAAGCCCTGCTGCCCCAGGGGCCCCGCTGTGCCTCGGGCGCCCCTCCTACCCCTGCTGCTTGGCAGTCACAGCGCTGCTCTCTGGGGATTTGA